The stretch of DNA CACACCCATTGTTCTGCTTTGGATGCTGAATACTTTATTCTTacagttctttttttttgcatcTTTACATTGCATCAACCATTATCGTGGAACATTATGTGGCAGGAATGCCCAAGGGCGTTCTCTGAAGCATTTGAAGAAGGTGGCATTTGAGTTTGCCAATGGAAGGATATGATACAGTTCCATGGTGGGTGCAGTGGTCCAACTTTGTGGCAGCAGAAAAGATTGTTAGCGGTGATGTTGGCCTGTTCGTTCTTGTTGCTCCAAAAGCCTTTGTCCTACGCTTGTATGGATCCAATTGAAATGAAAGCCAATGGGTGATGATCCAGATGCTTGGAACGAGATGGATGCATATATGGAGGTGATGTATTAAAGGTAAAAGTTCACTTTACGGCCCAGAATTATTAACAAAGtccgattttcaaccttcaactacaaaacTGGATAACGGAGACCATCCAGCTGCTGAAATCGCAAAAATATGGCCTTTTAGGTGGTTTCAAAGATGGTTTGTTATTTTATGAAAACTAAAAATATTTGAATCTAAACTAAAAATTTAtaagtaattcattttaaataaaaaatacgGGGTGCCATCATTTTTCTAAAAATCTAACCTATCTATTGGCATTCTACTTGTTAATTTTTTGGATTCAATTTTTCCATGTTCCTAGCATTTATTTGCTTATATTTATGCCTatatttttaaataaataaGATTAAAATAGAGCAAAAATAGATTGctaatatttttataaaaattttggtactagtttcatatttttttgattgggaatgaattagttttgattttttagatcCAACTAGAATTTTTTAATTTGTTTAAAAAATACACAACTACCTTCAAAACCACTTAAAGGGAAAAATGTATCCAATTTTGATAGTTGGATGACCTCCGTTATTTAATTTTATAGTTGAAAGATGAAAATCGGATTTTTATGATAGTCCGAGAGTATGAACTGAACTTTTCACTATACTGAATGGTCATCATGCTCACCATCACAGCCATCGGGGGGCAGGTGGTAACAATTTGGATGCTCAGTGGCCCAAAAACCTATGTGTACCAAAATACTGTTTATGCTCTCCTGTTTGATATGATTGTGTGATTGTTTTGGAATATGCAACAttgatatatatataatttatctttttttttgcaGTACCGGAACATGTGCCTGGGATGCTGTATGAGCTTGGGCCTCGACTGATGAACTTTGATGCAGACTATCCTTTATATGCAGCACGCATGATCCATAGCCACATAGCTGCTGGAAACTTTGTAAGTTACGATATATGCAAGGCTTCTCTGTTGTCTCTGATCTTCGTTGCTCATCCATTTCATGATCTAGGGGTGCGAACTTAGTACGTTGTGGTGCATGTTGTAGTACTTCAGGGCAACATTCTCACAGTTCTTCAATTATGATGAGATCCCTGCTCTCTTCTTCTCTGCTAATGGACTGATGCCTGTCCATGGGTACATGAGGAGGAGCCGTGCTGATGGGCTAGTGCGCGTTATGCAGGGGTGGCCTTGGTTAGTTTGTTGCTGAGTTTGGGCTGGACGATGGAGCTGTCTTTGCGCTCTGCTTATATTAGCTGATGAAGTTGGAGGTATCATCGTCATAAGGGTGTTCTTCAATTTCTTGATTGGAACGTCTGTTTCTGTTGACAACATCCAGATAGTCGTCACAAACACCCATTTGCATCCTTGTGGATATTTTAAGACGGTTTTAGCACAACAGAACTGTCTGTTTATGCAAGTCCTACAAACGGATATGTGCATCATCTACAAACAGTATCTGAACCAAAGGTTTAGCACATGTCATGCTGCTTGGTATAGTATCTAGTAAATTTGTAAACAAAACCAAAAAGCATGTAAACCATAAGTATATGCCGCAGAAACACATGTGAAACATGGTACATACTATAGCATGTAAACAATGGCTAGAATCAATCTATAGGAAAACAATCAGCCTTAAAGGCTCATTAGAGAAAATTATTTCATACCATAATAAGTGGCCAGTTTGATTTCCTCCCTAGACTGCTTTAAATCGAGTGTACAATTTCAAACTATACCATGCACTAAGCAGCAGCAGAAGGCCTAATTTGGATTTATACGGAAATTTATTTGGGCCAAAGCCCAAAACTCTTACATTTGAATGATTAAATTATAGCCTCCATTTCAATTATAACTTTGTGTGGAAGAGGTCCTCCATGTCCTCGAGGCTCCGTCCCCTGGTCTCCGGCAGGCACGCGTAGACGAACACGAAGGCGGCGGCAGAGATGGCGGCGTAGAGGTAGAACGCGCCGGCCATGGTGATGGCCTTGTACAGCGTGATGAAGGTCATGATGACCACCGCGCACATGGTGcggttcatggcggtgccgagACCCGCGCCCTGCCCCCGCAGCCGGAGCGGCAGGATCTCCGAGCTGTACACCCACGCCATGGGCCCCAGCCCCATGGAGAAGAACACCACGTACGCCACCACCGCGGCCACGCTCGCCGCGGACACCGCGGCGTCGCCCTTCTTGGTGCTCGCGGACGCCGCGAACAGGGAGCCCACGAGCAGCAGCGACGCCGCCATGCCGCCCGTGCTCACGAGGAggagcggccggcggccggcgcggtcGACCAGCGCCATGGCGATGAGGATGGACCCCGCCTTGGCGACGCCGAAGAGGACGTTGAGGCTGAGGAGCGAGGTGTTGGAGGTGACGCCGGCCGTGGCGAGGATCCGCGGGCCGTACAGCACCACCGAGTCGATGCCCGACGCCTGCTGGAAGAACTGCAGCGTCAGCACCATGGCCAGCACGCGGCGGACGCCGGGCTTCGTCGCCGCCTCCTTCCACGCGCTGCTGCTCCCTTTCCCCTGGGCGCCGCCGGAGACGACGTCCTCGATCTCGAGcagccgccgctcggcctcggcgGGCGTGTCCGACGTCCGGTGGAGCACGGCTTTGGCCTCGGCGACCCGGCCCTTCATGACCAGCCACCTCGGCGACTCCGGCATGGTGAGCGTGCCGGCCGCCAGGAACACCGGCggcaccgcccccgccgcgaACATCACCCGCCACGACAGATGCGGTGGCAGCCCCGAGAAGGCGAGGTTCGACACGTAGCTCAGCATCACTCCCGTGTTGTTAAAAATCTTCAAGAACCAGCAACAACGACAGGATTGCACAAAACAATCAAATCAAAATTTTAATCTGGTTCATTTTTACATGTCAATTATTCTTCttgacacacacacacacacacagagctAGCAGCATATACCTCGGGGACTGAGGTAAGGAGGCCGCGGGAGGACGCCGGCGAGATCTCGGCGGCGTAGACGGGCGCGATGACGAAGTCGTAGCCGACGGCGATGCCGGCGATGAAGCGGCCCACCATGAGCGCGTTGTACCCTCCCGCGAGCGTCATGCACAGCGGGCCCGCGAGGAACAAGACGTTGGCGAGCACGATGGTgaggcggcggccgaggcggtcgGAGGTCCACCCGGCCAGCAGCGCGCCGGCGAGCGAGTAGATGTTGATGATCCCCGAGAGCACCTCGACCTGCGCGTCGCTGATGCCCAGGTCCTCCGCCATGAAGATCTGCGCGCCGCTCATCACCGCCACGTCTGCCGCCGCCGGGCATGCCATGGCATGACGGTCCTCGATTCAGCATGCGCATGCAAAGATACatatatgcaaagatgtagatGGGTAATCCAGCGAGCAAGGATCCGCGTACTGTAGCCTGTGAGGACGGAGGTCATGGAGGCGAGCACGGCGCAGAAGAAGGGGTACTTGTTGCGcttcaccgccggcgccggcgccggggcggTGGCGTCGGGCTTGGCGAGCAGCGGCGCCTCGGCGTCTCGTGGTTGGTGCGCCATGGCTCGCCGGCTCAGGGTGACCTGTCGAAGGCAGCGGGTACTGGTCGCTGGCCGGCCGGGCTTAATTGCCCCGGGACAGGCGAGTAGGCGACaggtcgcgcgcgcgcgcgatgaCGTGTGGCGGTGCAGGGGCCATGAGCCAAGTCGTGTGGAGCTGACGTGGACGTGGGTGCGGGTGTGGGTGTGGGCTTGAGCTGCCAAGGTGTCATCCACCTTGGATGTAAAAGGTGACATGTAGCAGGGGGTTTGCTATGTGCCTAGCCAATTCATAATTTTTTATCCCACTTCCTTTCATTTGAACTCTAAATTAGCTGAACTATATTCCCTCTGTTTCAAATTTTTTAAATTATAGGTTGTTTTAGCATTTCTAAGCACATAGTTTTTACTATGCACGTAGATATAAACTATGTCTAGatatataataaaaattatGCATTTAAAAATGCCAAATCGACCTATGATTTGCAACGAATGACGTATATAGATATATTTTTTTCAATCATTCTAGAGGATGCAGAACTCTATCCCTCACCCAGTAGGGTTATCGTGCGGACCAGCAGACAATCAATTGCCTTTATTTGGATGGTTGGCCAAAGCAGTACGTACTACTTATTTCTAATCAAgtaatattatttttataaaatgtaaaacaaaagaaaattgaAGTCCCCCATACCAAGTTTCTGCACTGTTCAACAAAAAAACTCAACGACATATGTACAAGTGTGTTATGCCGAGGGATAGCAGGTTGCGTGCGGTTTATATAGAGGCGTGCCTCGTACAAATTCGCCATGCCCTCGCTCACCCGCCTCCTTCCATCACCGTCTCCTCTAGTGGTTTCGCCTCCTTCCCCACCCAACATCCTCCTCATGAGCCACATCGTCGTCGCTATTTCCGCCCAAGAAATTAACCCACCTTCCTAGACACTGCATTATATTGCCTCCCCATCTCTTGGTGGTCTTTGTAGTCGTGCGTGGTAGTTGTCGAAAGGAAAAAGTATAAATTACCCCTTTATACTTTTAACCTTAAATTCTCTAAACCGTGGAGATTACCCCCTGCTGGCCTTAAGACTGGTTCACAAAACACAAACATTGCTGCCCATCTGGAACATTGCTACCCTACACAAACACAAAAGATGCTCAAATCTGTGAGAAGAATTATCCCTGCTGCACGTGCTCATTTGTCTATTTCCAATGGACGAGTGAAAAAATGTGAGAAGAACTAACTTATAGATGAGCTCTGGTTGTCCGTTTAAATCCCAAATGCAACATTCTCCATAACCCTCGATTGATCCTCTCCCTTGTTACCTCCAAGAACTACAGTTTTGTGCAATTGTTCCAGAGAGGGATAGTTGGAATAGAAAGAAATCAATTTGAACGCTTCATTTCATGGTGATCGGGAGAGGGCGCCAAATACCATGCACGGTTGATAGGTACGGCAAGAAGTCTATTTAATTATCTGCCCAGTATGGAGATTATGAGGAGGAAAAATCAAGACTAGTCAGCACTAAACCAATCTTAAAGCCAACAGGGTAATCTCCACAATTTAGAGAGTTTAAGgttaagagcatctccaagagttTTTCTAAATTTCACTCTCTAAATTATCATTTGGATAGTTTTCTACATAAAAATCGTATTCGATATGTTTTCACTTTCTAACAGTTTTTCTATATCTTGTGTACATTCTAGAAAGCCATTTTCATTATCTATCTTTGGCTAGCGAAAAATGCAGAATGGAGGATAGCTACATTTGGATAACCACTTAGAGAAGCTGTTGGAGGGAATGGAATGGACATCCTTGGGGACAGCTGTGTAGAGCTTTCACACCAAAGGAAGCAGACAGCTTCTTATAGGAGGAAGAAAAATAACAGGAAAACTTAGGATGGACACGACCCTACAGAAGTCCAGTACCACAAAAGTTATAGAAAAAAAGGTATTTTTCCATCAAAATCTCTATTCCTAACAATGAGGAAAGATATAAAAAGTCTCTTGAAGTTGCTCCAAGAGTACACTGTTTAAAAGCTAGGGAGGTAATGTACACCTCTGTAAGAGTATGAGGGGGTAATCTACACTTTTCCCTTGTGGAGAAGGAAAGGAATGGCATGGCAGTGTGCATGATCACTCAAGCTCGATGATATGCTGGGCTCTCCTACGACTCTATCGGGGCTCCATGATGTGACGTCGTCCTATACGCCAATAAGATTATAAGAACATGCATGCGCGTGCCGTATTTCATTTGTCGGGCAAAAAATATCACTTGTCGCGGCAGCATTTACGCAGGAAAAAGATAGGTTGTCTGCAGATGAACACACCAGCTCTTAATGATGATGGGAGCTTAATTTGATGGGTTTATGAGAGGTACAGCTGCTCCGAGTTAAAACACCGTCCCCAATAATGTCATCTACTCTGATGAGAGGTCCTCTACTAATAAAAACCAGAAACCGACTTGGCACATGTGACTGGAAGTTTTGTATGGACGGCCGGCCAGCTTGTTAGGAAACACTGCACGGGATAACGACTCTACGATCTAAATATAACTGAACACCCCCTACAAGAAATTTGAGTATCTACGGTGATGGGTAATTGTCACACCGATGGAGTTTTTTTTTCTCGATGATGGAGTTTTTGTCATATAAGAATGGAAAAAAGTGTATTTTTCATCCCTTAAGTATTATTAAATGTAGCATTCATTGTTAATAGTTTAATTGGTGCAAATCAATCCCCTAACAAACAAAACAGGTGCACCAATCATCCCACCTTGCATTGATAATGGTTTAATGCTACCTGACAATAATTCAGACCATATACATATACTCATGTTGAGTAAAAAAATATAAGACCCACCAAGAATTTTTCAGAAAATTCTCTAAAGTAGTTTTCCTGATAAAATCAAGTAGAATTGAAAATTAGCGTGACCTGCCATTTTCGCACAACCTGAGTAGGTTGCACCCTCTTGTGCCACGCCCGCAAAAGATACACGGTAGTGATATGATGAAGACGGATAGCACGACCTAGGCAACTCCCTCCTCTTCCCTCCAACACCATCATGACCGCCGCCAAGCTAGCAAGGGTTAGGGTAGGGACAGCAAACAGAACATATGGAAAATTAATGAAATCGATCCGCACTGAATTGTTATACGATTGGTTGGACTCAACATATGACGTGGCTAAGAAGTGATTAGTTAGATGGTTATGTGACCCAGTCAGATATCACTAAACCATTGTTAAGACGATTTGGGGATGATTAGTATTTAGAGGTTGATTTGCACCAACTAAAACATAAGGGATGAAAGTCACACTTCGACGATATTTGAGGTAAAAAACACGCTCTTTCCTATAAGAATAATAGAAATGTTTCTTCATCACACGGTTTGTCATTAAATCTATGTTATAGAATACCTAGACCGAGCGTTTACACTCAGCTGGTATGATTTCTTGTGGTCGAACCTGTCCACCCAAGTTCGTCCTCAACTCAATGTGGATGctcgtatttttctgaatttattGTATAATTTGACCAGCGCTATTTTGTTATTTTTCAGTGGTAGGTGATGTGCCCATCAACAGAAAGGTATTTGTTGTGACTTCGTCAATCTAGAGATCTGCCGGCTCAGTCTTTCGAAAGTCTTTCGAAGGTGTGTGTATCCACGGGGTGAGTGTGAATGCATATTTGTATTTGTGAGTGTGTTTGTTTGTACCGTGTTTCGAAACAAAATACTAGAGCAAAAGTAATAAATTAATATCTTATAGCTCGCTTACATGGTAGCTTTGTTGGACACATGGAGCAGGGAGACAAGAGAAAACGAAAAGGAATGGGCTCTCATAGAAGATCCTGGTTTGGCACGCTCGTACAAGTCCAAAACTCTAAGAAAGTAATAACTAGACCATTTTCTTCAAAACAATCATTAACCTTCTAA from Panicum hallii strain FIL2 chromosome 3, PHallii_v3.1, whole genome shotgun sequence encodes:
- the LOC112883961 gene encoding polyol transporter 5-like, with translation MAHQPRDAEAPLLAKPDATAPAPAPAVKRNKYPFFCAVLASMTSVLTGYNVAVMSGAQIFMAEDLGISDAQVEVLSGIINIYSLAGALLAGWTSDRLGRRLTIVLANVLFLAGPLCMTLAGGYNALMVGRFIAGIAVGYDFVIAPVYAAEISPASSRGLLTSVPEIFNNTGVMLSYVSNLAFSGLPPHLSWRVMFAAGAVPPVFLAAGTLTMPESPRWLVMKGRVAEAKAVLHRTSDTPAEAERRLLEIEDVVSGGAQGKGSSSAWKEAATKPGVRRVLAMVLTLQFFQQASGIDSVVLYGPRILATAGVTSNTSLLSLNVLFGVAKAGSILIAMALVDRAGRRPLLLVSTGGMAASLLLVGSLFAASASTKKGDAAVSAASVAAVVAYVVFFSMGLGPMAWVYSSEILPLRLRGQGAGLGTAMNRTMCAVVIMTFITLYKAITMAGAFYLYAAISAAAFVFVYACLPETRGRSLEDMEDLFHTKL